DNA sequence from the Gemmatimonadaceae bacterium genome:
CGAGATGGCGGACCTGCTCGATCGCCTGCATCCGCTCGATGCGGATTGAGACCCGCGCGCGCGCGCGCGCGCTGCAGGCGCTGTACGCGTGGGACCTGCGCGGGAACGAATCGCTCGAGAAGGTGGCGTCCCGCGTCTGGGACGACCTCGCCGTCGGTCCCGAGGAGCGGAAGATCGCGGGGCTCATAGTGCGCCGCGTCATCAGCGACGGCGCCGGGCTCGACGCCTCGCTGTCCGACGTGACGGAGAACTGGCGCCTCGAGCGGCTCGGCGCGATCGAGCGCTCGGTGCTTCGACTCGCGGCGGCCGAGCTCGCGATCGGCGAGACCCCGACGCGCGTCGTCATCCAGGAAGCGGTTCGTCTCGCCGAGCGGTACGGTAGCTCCGAGAGCGCGAAGTTCGTGAACGGCGTTCTCGACGCGTACGCCCGCCGGGCCGGCTCGCTCTCGTGAGGATCCTCGTCGTGAACTGGCAGGACCGGGAGAACCCGCAGGCGGGCGGCGCCGAAGTGCATCTGCACGAGGTGTTCGGCCGGATCGTCGCGCGCGGCCACCAGGTAGACCTGCTGTGCAGCGGTTTTCCGGGCGCGGAGCCGGAGACGGTGCTCGACGGCATCCGCGTGTTTCGCGTCGGGACCAGATACACGTTCCCGATGTACGCGCGCAACTGCTACGAGGAAGGGCTCGCGCGGAACGATTACGACGTCGTGATCGAGGACCTCAACAAGGTTCCGTTGTACACTCCCCGCTGGCGGGTGAAGCGGCTCGTGGTGCTGGTGCACCACCTGTTCGGCGCGACCGCGTTCCGCGAGGTGCCGCTCCCGGTCGCCGCCGCGGTCTGGCTGTCGGAGCGGCCGCTCGCGTCGCTGTACGGCGGCCATCCCTTTCAGGCCGTGAGCGAGAGCACCGCGGACGACCTGGCCGAGCGCGGCATCCCGCGCTCGATGATCCGCGTCATCTACAACGGCGTGGACGCCGGCCGCTACACGCCCGACTGGTCGCGGCGAGCGCCGGACCCGACGTTCGCCTACCTCGGCAGGCTAAAGCGGTACAAGCGAGTGGATATCGTCATTCGCGCCTTCGCGCAGCTCAACGCCGCGGACGCGAAGCTCGAGATCGCGGGGCAGGGAGACTACCGGCCCGCGCTCGAGTCGCTCGGCAGCTCGCTTGGCCTCGGCGATCGCGTCAGATTTCTCGGCTACATCGGCGAGGACGAGAAGGTGGATCTACTGCGCCGCGCATGGGCCACCGTGCTCGCGTCGCCGAAGGAGGGGTGGGGGATCAGCAACCTGGAATCCGCCGCCTGCGGCACTCCGGTCATCGCCGGCGATTCGCCGGGAATCCGCGAGTCGGTGATCAACGGTGAGACGGGCTTTCTCGTTCCGGCCACCGACGCGTCCGCGTTCGCGGCAGCGATGCGCGGGCTCGTCGCGCAGCCTGACCTGGTGCGTTCGCTGGGGGAGGGTGGGCGCAGATTTGCTGAGCAGTTCACCTGGGATCGTGCGGCGAACGAGACGCTGCGCCACCTCGAAGAGGTAATCGCGGCATGAGCAATAGCCTGACCGTCGGCGAGCTGTTCGACCGGCTGAAGACGTCGCTCCAGCTCGAAGACCTGCTGGACGGACTCGGTCACGACCGCAAGCTCGAGAGCGGCGAGATATCGAGTCCGGGACTGGTGCTCGCCGGCTACGTCGAGCGCTTCGTTCCCAACCGGCTGCAAGCGCTCGGCGAGACCGAGATATCGTATCTCGCGTCGCTGCTCGCGGAGGAGCGGACCCGCCTGCTCAACCAGTTCTTCGCGTTCAGGGTGCCGGCCGTCTTCGTGACGAAGGACCAGGCGCTTCCGAGCGGACTGCAGGAAGCCGCGCGCGAAGCGGGGGTGGCGCTGTTCCGCACCAAGCTCAAGACCAACGAGTTCTACCGGAGGATGAAGCCGTTTCTCGAGGCGGAGTTCGCGCCGTCGGCCACCGTGCACGCCTCGCTCGCGGACGTGTTCGGCGTGGGCCTGCTGGTGACCGGCAAGAGCGGCATCGGCAAGTCGGAGTGCGTGCTGGACCTGGTGGAGCGCGGGCACCGCCTCGTGGCCGACGACATCGTCATGGTGACGCGGCGCGGGAACGACGTGGTGATCGGGCGCGCGCACGAGCTGCAGCGCGGCCACATGGAGATCCGCGGCATCGGGCTGATCAACGTACCGTCGATCTTCGGCGTGAAAGCCGTGCGGCAGCAGAAGCGCATCGAGGTCGTGGTGCAGCTCGAGGAGTGGGATCAGACGCTGGTCGTGGACCGCACCGGGCTCGACACGGAAAGCGCGGAGATTCTCGGCGTGGAGCTGCCGAAGATCCGCGTGCCGC
Encoded proteins:
- the nusB gene encoding transcription antitermination factor NusB produces the protein RWRTCSIACIRSMRIETRARARALQALYAWDLRGNESLEKVASRVWDDLAVGPEERKIAGLIVRRVISDGAGLDASLSDVTENWRLERLGAIERSVLRLAAAELAIGETPTRVVIQEAVRLAERYGSSESAKFVNGVLDAYARRAGSLS
- a CDS encoding glycosyltransferase family 4 protein, encoding MRILVVNWQDRENPQAGGAEVHLHEVFGRIVARGHQVDLLCSGFPGAEPETVLDGIRVFRVGTRYTFPMYARNCYEEGLARNDYDVVIEDLNKVPLYTPRWRVKRLVVLVHHLFGATAFREVPLPVAAAVWLSERPLASLYGGHPFQAVSESTADDLAERGIPRSMIRVIYNGVDAGRYTPDWSRRAPDPTFAYLGRLKRYKRVDIVIRAFAQLNAADAKLEIAGQGDYRPALESLGSSLGLGDRVRFLGYIGEDEKVDLLRRAWATVLASPKEGWGISNLESAACGTPVIAGDSPGIRESVINGETGFLVPATDASAFAAAMRGLVAQPDLVRSLGEGGRRFAEQFTWDRAANETLRHLEEVIAA
- the hprK gene encoding HPr(Ser) kinase/phosphatase is translated as MSNSLTVGELFDRLKTSLQLEDLLDGLGHDRKLESGEISSPGLVLAGYVERFVPNRLQALGETEISYLASLLAEERTRLLNQFFAFRVPAVFVTKDQALPSGLQEAAREAGVALFRTKLKTNEFYRRMKPFLEAEFAPSATVHASLADVFGVGLLVTGKSGIGKSECVLDLVERGHRLVADDIVMVTRRGNDVVIGRAHELQRGHMEIRGIGLINVPSIFGVKAVRQQKRIEVVVQLEEWDQTLVVDRTGLDTESAEILGVELPKIRVPLNPGKNLTVIAEVIALNHLLKYSGMEAASAFNERLIAHMARAADVERYLQEDDE